A DNA window from Nodularia sp. NIES-3585 contains the following coding sequences:
- a CDS encoding DUF4158 domain-containing protein, which produces MTLIDRTAYPKFKQFPNPKELVELYTPQSAEIKFAKSKTKSHEGFLSFMVMLKSFQRLGYFPHPEIVPIAVIKHLRSCLKLQDWVKAIPSERQRYTYLQAIRDYLKVKQYNKAGQRLIAALVAEAAEVKDHPADLINVAIEELVKERYELPAFSTLDRLIRHIRSMVNNRLFVLCSEGLSINEQIYLDHLLAVTNDGVDENATLNLLKSPPKSAKLSQIKLLQSKFDILMTFGDAKRLLQNIAITKVRHFAAQARALDISEFQDINLPKRRTLLLCLLYEAQVKTRDYLVDMFIKRILKIQNNAKQRLQELRDKHLTETSELLATFGQVLKASTKAKETQDNAVFGEQVQSILDEHGGTELLLQKLDEIAAYNTNNHLPLMWRFYSANRKALFSLVASLD; this is translated from the coding sequence ATGACCTTAATTGACCGGACTGCATATCCTAAGTTCAAACAATTTCCTAACCCGAAAGAGCTTGTAGAGCTTTATACCCCACAAAGCGCAGAAATCAAGTTTGCAAAATCCAAAACTAAGAGCCACGAAGGATTTCTTAGTTTTATGGTCATGCTAAAATCCTTCCAACGGCTTGGTTATTTTCCCCACCCTGAAATAGTACCAATTGCGGTTATCAAACATTTACGGTCGTGTTTAAAGTTACAAGATTGGGTAAAAGCCATTCCATCCGAACGCCAACGCTACACTTATCTTCAGGCGATTCGGGATTACCTGAAAGTCAAACAGTATAATAAAGCAGGTCAAAGATTAATAGCCGCATTAGTTGCAGAAGCTGCGGAGGTTAAAGACCACCCTGCTGATTTAATCAATGTAGCCATTGAAGAATTAGTTAAAGAACGATACGAGTTACCAGCATTTAGCACCCTTGACCGATTAATTCGCCACATTCGTTCAATGGTCAATAATCGCCTGTTTGTACTTTGTTCTGAGGGGCTTTCCATTAATGAGCAGATTTATTTAGACCACTTGCTAGCAGTGACAAATGATGGCGTAGATGAAAATGCCACACTTAATTTACTAAAATCGCCACCTAAAAGTGCCAAACTTAGCCAGATAAAACTCCTACAAAGTAAGTTTGATATTCTTATGACCTTTGGTGATGCCAAGCGACTGCTACAAAATATTGCCATCACCAAAGTTAGACATTTTGCGGCACAGGCTAGGGCTTTGGATATCTCGGAATTTCAAGATATTAATTTACCCAAACGTCGGACATTGCTGTTATGTCTATTGTACGAGGCACAGGTGAAAACTCGTGATTATCTTGTCGATATGTTTATTAAACGTATCCTCAAGATTCAAAATAATGCTAAACAGCGATTGCAGGAATTACGCGACAAACATTTGACGGAAACATCAGAGTTGTTGGCTACCTTTGGGCAAGTATTAAAAGCATCGACAAAAGCCAAAGAAACTCAGGATAATGCTGTTTTTGGAGAACAGGTGCAATCAATTTTGGATGAACATGGTGGTACAGAATTGCTGTTGCAAAAGTTGGATGAGATTGCAGCGTACAACACCAATAACCATTTACCGTTGATGTGGCGATTTTATTCTGCCAATCGAAAAGCACTTTTTAGTTTGGTGGCTTCTCTAGATAA
- a CDS encoding ParM/StbA family protein, which translates to MDLLLSLDPGSSMTKMVYRIVSDVPYKPELFCMEPELIGITQESINLYESGRINSPSPENEAWVEFDSEYYAVGFLARKHFEARVQLSELKYENAIPKVLAAVGAIATREGLSNNFTLSLALLLPYGEWEDRERLERGLIQALSNFSFRGQQFSISLGCFECMPEGGGLVLTRSKKLGADFNQLNIAVLMLGFRDISVVLFERGLSSGKSDNLGLAWMLEKIKSRTSGQNLQDLLSAIHQSGTTLKPKFFKSLARSKKAEFRAEEVTQIIGIATMARKEYWSKVSHWLNHNVPTNIDQVIIGGGTSDYLNNELKTLFAHTQISWAAELEEDVRLAFNLTPQKDALCLRLTDVYGLFRYLQNQVADLPALASTANLKG; encoded by the coding sequence ATGGATTTATTGCTCAGTCTAGATCCTGGTTCTTCTATGACTAAAATGGTTTACCGTATCGTGTCTGATGTTCCTTACAAGCCGGAATTATTTTGTATGGAACCGGAGCTAATCGGTATTACTCAAGAATCAATCAACTTATACGAGTCAGGCAGAATTAATAGCCCTAGTCCAGAAAATGAGGCTTGGGTAGAATTTGACTCAGAATATTATGCAGTGGGATTTCTGGCACGAAAACATTTTGAGGCTCGTGTTCAGTTATCGGAACTTAAATATGAAAATGCTATCCCCAAAGTTCTGGCCGCGGTGGGAGCGATCGCGACTAGGGAGGGTTTGAGTAATAATTTTACTTTATCCTTGGCGCTGCTATTACCCTATGGAGAATGGGAAGATAGGGAGCGACTGGAGAGGGGTTTAATTCAAGCACTCTCTAATTTTTCCTTTCGTGGTCAGCAATTTTCTATCAGTCTGGGATGCTTTGAGTGTATGCCTGAAGGTGGTGGTTTGGTGCTAACACGAAGTAAAAAGCTTGGGGCTGATTTCAATCAGTTGAACATAGCAGTTTTAATGCTCGGCTTTCGGGATATTTCCGTGGTTTTGTTTGAACGGGGGTTATCTTCTGGCAAATCTGACAACCTGGGACTAGCTTGGATGTTAGAAAAAATCAAAAGCCGCACTTCTGGGCAAAATCTACAAGATTTGTTGTCAGCAATCCATCAATCAGGAACTACGCTCAAACCCAAATTTTTTAAATCCTTGGCTAGAAGCAAGAAAGCTGAGTTTCGCGCTGAGGAGGTGACGCAAATTATTGGGATAGCTACAATGGCACGTAAGGAATACTGGAGTAAAGTTTCTCACTGGCTGAATCACAATGTCCCTACCAATATTGATCAGGTAATTATCGGTGGGGGGACATCTGACTATTTAAATAATGAGTTGAAAACCTTGTTTGCTCATACCCAAATTTCCTGGGCGGCTGAGTTAGAAGAGGATGTGCGGCTGGCTTTTAATTTAACTCCACAAAAAGACGCTCTGTGTCTACGCCTGACTGATGTTTATGGACTATTCCGGTATTTACAAAATCAGGTGGCTGATTTGCCTGCTCTAGCGTCCACTGCTAATTTAAAGGGATGA
- the mobF gene encoding MobF family relaxase — protein MLTGKNAPPQQAVDYFLEGYYQEGESRWSGKGAKQLGLSGAVDNKETFSNVVNGLSPDGSQQLSARNLHPSQRRAATDFTFSAPKSVSLQALVGGDERLITAHQLAVEKTLALIEKRYSCTRVTTEQGRQLHKTDNLVVAEFDHVETRELDPHLHTHALVMNMTQLDNGEWYSLVNDEIFQNKKFLGMVYQNHLAIEVQKLGYEVKALKHGQFEIKGFQSEDLKEFSKRRQQILNAVGENSTWAERDKAWTATRQRKQKISPRDLKAKWQEEAKALGISFVQPGATQPKLQPRLVSSENVADAIAHCSERNVAFTQEELEKFILNQGLATDVNQIEPLITANSELLSLSPETRDFTTLAAVNRELATIKLMQSGQSQVSPLAHPEVVTSHLQPTALNLGQRRAVLAAATTTDQFMAWQGVAGAGKTFALKEFKEIAADAGYTVKGFAPSSMAAQVLGEELGIQAETVAKLLVSQASPPASPQQIWVVDEAGLLSAKDAWKLLQRATDEQARVLLVGDTRQLSAVEAGNPFKSLQQAGMKTSYLNESLRQRTPQLKLAVDLIASGRIEEGFSRLADNGYIQTVAPESKVKAIVDDYMTIPPEQRARTLVLAGTNFERLEITQGIREQLKTEGSLGAAANIIQLQAKNLTRVQMRYTHNLELGDVVMPTRNYKRRGLEKGKLYEVVGKDTDCLTLKAAGGEKIEVDAGFDKAVYQRQKMEIAVGDRLRWTKNNRDKGHKNGQEFVVTQIRKRSAVIQYLDSGKTESLSFYQGHNLDYALVSTTYSSQGKTADKVLIAADNTIGQESFYVAVSRARHELKLYTEDQDYLLAQAQLSRAKENALALLRQQELAKQHQSQPEKEQVVAAAIVAKKPSTKQERFEVREQGSEGANCTPAPLPIVVKTQPPQVPERIVPTPKQVIKKPVPKTSQPTVAFWTPDNSGSAPERLDEQHWQELIKDSAIHPEIAHRNFTSLHQTREWEHEAWEYLMYSNKLPRTNTGRLSLGIMSKYAHIESGGWWCDAGVNPLSFADLQPGDKPDRKLWGCYKPNDPREKADKPGKFIKYEHPPKTELSIFLLDVPDDIAERIYDKAGVRPTEKERASGFWYCVWKHNLPVTITEGAKKAASLLSQGHVTIGLPGIYAGYRSKDEFGERVKARLMDELAVFATPGREMTFCFDYETRPETQRNINIAISRTGGLLEEQGAKVNVVTLPGPDKGVDDLIVAQGALAYEQVYYEALTLKEWRDNNNKQRHSPPAPPKKLSPEERKQLLATRFNRHLELEQKIKELINQLDNDELIELVDYVDNYFNQQSSSRTQQDSFQNEALKMKITRQLLKSEEIIERLENYEQSQKQGRGLRR, from the coding sequence GTGCTGACAGGAAAGAACGCACCACCACAGCAGGCAGTTGATTACTTCCTAGAAGGTTATTACCAAGAGGGAGAATCACGCTGGTCTGGCAAAGGTGCGAAACAGTTAGGGCTGTCAGGGGCAGTTGACAATAAAGAAACTTTTTCTAACGTGGTGAATGGGTTATCACCAGATGGTAGCCAACAATTAAGCGCCAGAAATCTTCACCCATCCCAACGTCGAGCCGCCACTGACTTTACCTTCTCCGCACCAAAAAGCGTCAGCCTGCAAGCATTGGTGGGCGGAGATGAAAGATTAATCACAGCCCATCAGCTAGCTGTAGAAAAAACCTTGGCATTGATTGAAAAACGCTATAGTTGCACCAGAGTCACAACTGAACAAGGGCGGCAACTACACAAAACTGATAATCTGGTAGTTGCAGAATTTGACCATGTTGAAACCAGAGAACTAGACCCACATCTGCATACCCACGCTTTAGTCATGAACATGACCCAGCTAGATAACGGGGAATGGTATAGCCTAGTCAACGATGAGATTTTTCAAAATAAAAAGTTTTTGGGCATGGTGTACCAAAATCATCTGGCGATAGAAGTACAGAAATTAGGGTACGAAGTCAAAGCCCTGAAGCATGGGCAGTTTGAGATAAAAGGATTTCAGTCCGAAGACCTGAAGGAGTTTTCTAAACGCAGACAACAAATTTTAAATGCAGTTGGTGAAAACTCAACTTGGGCAGAACGGGACAAAGCTTGGACTGCAACCCGCCAGCGCAAACAGAAAATTAGCCCCAGGGATTTAAAAGCCAAGTGGCAAGAGGAGGCTAAAGCACTGGGAATCTCTTTTGTGCAGCCAGGAGCAACGCAACCAAAACTTCAACCCCGGCTGGTAAGCTCTGAAAATGTAGCAGATGCCATCGCGCACTGTTCAGAAAGAAATGTCGCTTTCACCCAAGAAGAATTAGAAAAATTCATCCTCAACCAAGGACTAGCTACAGACGTTAACCAGATAGAACCGCTAATTACAGCCAACTCGGAATTACTCAGCTTATCCCCAGAAACCCGTGATTTTACGACATTGGCAGCAGTCAACCGGGAACTGGCAACCATTAAACTCATGCAGTCCGGGCAGTCCCAGGTTAGCCCACTGGCTCATCCAGAGGTAGTTACCAGTCATTTGCAGCCAACAGCCTTAAATTTAGGTCAACGTCGCGCAGTTTTAGCCGCAGCCACCACAACAGACCAATTTATGGCTTGGCAGGGAGTCGCCGGTGCTGGTAAAACCTTTGCTCTTAAGGAGTTTAAGGAAATCGCCGCCGATGCTGGCTACACCGTTAAAGGCTTTGCCCCCAGTTCTATGGCGGCTCAGGTATTGGGTGAGGAATTGGGCATTCAAGCTGAAACTGTGGCGAAATTGCTAGTATCCCAAGCGTCGCCTCCAGCCTCACCGCAGCAAATTTGGGTAGTGGACGAAGCGGGTTTACTCAGTGCGAAGGATGCTTGGAAACTACTGCAACGGGCGACTGATGAACAAGCCAGGGTGCTGTTAGTGGGAGATACCAGACAATTATCAGCTGTAGAAGCAGGCAACCCATTTAAATCTCTGCAACAAGCGGGGATGAAAACCAGCTATTTAAACGAATCTTTGAGACAACGTACCCCGCAATTAAAGCTGGCTGTAGATTTAATTGCCTCTGGTCGCATTGAAGAAGGATTTTCCCGTTTGGCAGACAATGGTTATATTCAAACTGTGGCTCCAGAGTCGAAAGTTAAGGCAATTGTCGATGATTACATGACAATTCCTCCAGAACAACGAGCGCGAACTTTAGTCTTAGCCGGGACAAATTTTGAAAGGCTAGAAATTACCCAAGGCATTCGGGAGCAGTTAAAAACTGAAGGAAGTTTAGGCGCGGCGGCAAATATTATCCAGTTGCAAGCTAAAAATTTGACCAGAGTGCAAATGCGCTACACCCACAATTTGGAACTGGGGGATGTGGTCATGCCCACACGCAACTACAAACGCCGGGGTTTGGAGAAGGGGAAATTATACGAAGTGGTGGGGAAAGATACCGATTGTTTAACCCTGAAGGCTGCTGGTGGTGAAAAGATTGAAGTTGATGCTGGATTCGATAAAGCAGTTTACCAACGGCAGAAGATGGAAATTGCTGTGGGCGATCGCTTACGATGGACAAAGAATAATCGCGACAAAGGGCATAAAAACGGACAGGAATTTGTAGTTACCCAAATCAGAAAGCGCAGCGCTGTCATTCAATATCTAGATAGTGGTAAAACTGAATCTCTGAGTTTCTATCAAGGACATAATTTAGATTACGCGCTCGTCAGCACTACTTATAGCAGTCAAGGTAAAACTGCTGACAAAGTTTTGATTGCGGCTGACAACACCATTGGACAAGAAAGCTTTTATGTGGCGGTCAGCCGTGCAAGGCATGAATTAAAGCTGTACACGGAGGATCAGGATTATTTACTAGCTCAGGCGCAGTTGAGTAGAGCGAAGGAAAATGCCCTGGCGTTACTGCGACAACAGGAGTTAGCAAAGCAGCACCAGTCACAGCCAGAGAAGGAACAGGTTGTAGCTGCGGCGATTGTAGCTAAAAAGCCCAGTACGAAGCAGGAGAGGTTTGAGGTCAGGGAGCAGGGAAGCGAAGGAGCCAACTGCACACCTGCACCTCTGCCTATTGTTGTTAAAACTCAACCCCCACAAGTACCTGAAAGGATTGTTCCTACTCCCAAACAAGTTATTAAGAAACCAGTTCCCAAAACTTCACAGCCTACGGTAGCATTTTGGACTCCTGACAACTCTGGGTCAGCCCCCGAACGGCTTGACGAACAGCACTGGCAAGAATTAATCAAGGACAGCGCCATTCACCCGGAAATTGCCCACCGTAATTTCACCAGTTTGCATCAAACTAGGGAATGGGAGCATGAGGCTTGGGAATACCTCATGTACAGTAATAAGTTGCCACGCACTAATACAGGCAGGCTATCATTAGGAATCATGAGTAAGTATGCTCATATTGAATCTGGTGGCTGGTGGTGTGATGCTGGTGTTAATCCTTTATCCTTTGCTGACCTTCAACCAGGGGATAAACCTGACAGAAAATTGTGGGGATGCTACAAACCCAACGACCCACGAGAAAAAGCGGATAAACCCGGCAAGTTTATTAAATATGAGCATCCACCTAAAACTGAATTAAGTATCTTTCTGTTAGATGTGCCTGATGATATTGCCGAGCGTATTTATGATAAAGCAGGGGTACGGCCTACTGAAAAAGAGCGCGCCAGTGGATTTTGGTATTGTGTATGGAAGCATAACCTACCAGTGACAATCACTGAAGGAGCGAAGAAAGCCGCTAGTTTGTTAAGCCAAGGTCATGTAACAATTGGACTGCCAGGGATATATGCTGGTTATCGTAGTAAGGATGAATTTGGCGAACGGGTGAAAGCAAGGTTGATGGATGAGTTAGCTGTTTTCGCCACGCCAGGGCGAGAGATGACTTTCTGCTTTGACTATGAAACGCGACCAGAAACGCAACGAAATATAAATATTGCCATCTCGCGCACTGGTGGACTGCTGGAGGAACAAGGGGCTAAGGTGAATGTGGTGACATTACCAGGGCCAGATAAGGGTGTTGATGATTTAATTGTGGCTCAGGGGGCTTTGGCATACGAGCAGGTATATTATGAAGCATTAACCCTGAAGGAATGGCGGGATAACAATAATAAGCAACGACATTCGCCACCAGCACCACCTAAGAAGTTGAGTCCAGAAGAAAGAAAGCAGTTGTTAGCAACTAGGTTTAATCGCCATCTGGAATTAGAACAGAAAATTAAAGAGTTAATCAATCAACTGGATAATGATGAATTGATTGAACTTGTTGATTATGTTGATAATTATTTTAATCAGCAATCTTCATCTAGGACACAACAAGATTCTTTTCAAAATGAGGCTTTAAAGATGAAGATTACTCGTCAGCTATTAAAGTCAGAGGAAATAATTGAACGATTAGAAAATTATGAACAATCCCAAAAGCAGGGGCGAGGGTTGCGACGCTGA
- a CDS encoding type IV secretory system conjugative DNA transfer family protein, with translation MQTNQQDTFNQIVPPGVGEALLSPAGLGVAACVTLMIFAKIMDGKGRSGKLARARWAGALEKKVARKLACKQIQERKHNRVALFVGTPKNTTTKIVKNQRITFIPEDSTRLYLPDAQRGILVCGGAGSGKTFSMINPLVRSAIDQGLPVILYDFKYAQQESATASAKGQTPKLAGYAVERGYKVTVLAPGFAESCIANPIDFLRDKTDAEMARQLAVTLNKNFKLTSGDSDSGFFSNAGDQLAQAIFMLAKGTCFPDVMMCQAILSLPKLIDRIQQAKLNPWVKASFSQFLSVAGSPETAASIVGTASGLFTRFMVPSALAAFCGRTNIPLDLKGRQMVVFGMDKEKRDVIAPLLVSILHLLVSRNVATKRTEPLVLALDELPTLYLPALVDWLNQNREDGLVSILGLQNLSLLEEAYGEEITNAIFGGCATKAFFNPQDDIAAKRFSDFLGDEEIKYKQRSRSSGGKGGASISNSDQNSTRNLFEVNQFNSLPEGKAVIISPGFRSRGNIGVPLLQQVRIPKHDILADNFSVKTWFGTQQALIKKSTMQQPADEEMVQRTLEAERLLPLAEKKAQTISKIKNL, from the coding sequence ATGCAAACCAATCAGCAAGATACTTTCAACCAAATTGTTCCTCCTGGTGTGGGAGAAGCGCTGCTTTCGCCGGCTGGTCTGGGAGTTGCAGCCTGTGTCACCTTAATGATCTTTGCCAAAATTATGGATGGTAAAGGTCGCTCAGGCAAGCTAGCCCGCGCTCGTTGGGCTGGGGCTTTAGAGAAAAAGGTAGCCCGTAAACTCGCCTGTAAGCAAATTCAGGAACGCAAACATAATCGGGTGGCGCTGTTTGTGGGTACTCCCAAAAATACCACCACTAAGATTGTTAAAAACCAGAGAATTACTTTTATTCCTGAAGATTCAACCAGACTATATCTTCCAGATGCTCAACGGGGCATTTTAGTTTGTGGTGGTGCTGGGTCTGGAAAAACCTTCTCAATGATTAACCCCTTGGTGCGGTCTGCAATTGACCAGGGGTTGCCGGTGATTTTGTATGATTTCAAGTATGCACAACAGGAATCAGCCACAGCTTCAGCCAAGGGACAAACTCCCAAGTTAGCAGGGTATGCGGTAGAACGAGGTTATAAGGTCACTGTATTAGCCCCTGGTTTTGCAGAATCATGTATTGCTAATCCCATTGATTTCTTGCGTGATAAAACTGATGCAGAAATGGCACGACAGTTAGCGGTGACGCTGAATAAAAACTTTAAATTAACCAGTGGTGATTCTGATAGTGGCTTCTTTTCTAACGCTGGGGATCAGTTAGCCCAAGCTATTTTTATGCTGGCGAAAGGAACTTGTTTTCCTGATGTGATGATGTGTCAAGCTATCCTCAGTTTGCCCAAATTAATTGACAGGATTCAACAAGCAAAGCTAAATCCCTGGGTCAAAGCTAGTTTTTCTCAATTTCTCTCGGTTGCTGGTAGTCCAGAAACTGCCGCTTCGATAGTGGGAACAGCAAGCGGACTCTTCACCAGATTCATGGTTCCCTCTGCACTGGCTGCTTTTTGCGGTCGTACTAATATCCCTTTGGATTTAAAGGGAAGGCAGATGGTGGTGTTTGGCATGGATAAAGAAAAGCGTGATGTTATTGCACCTTTGCTGGTGTCCATTTTGCATCTATTGGTAAGTCGAAATGTGGCGACAAAACGCACTGAACCTCTGGTGTTAGCGCTGGATGAATTACCTACTTTATATTTACCTGCGTTGGTGGATTGGTTGAATCAAAACCGTGAAGATGGTTTGGTTTCAATTTTAGGATTACAAAATTTATCACTGTTAGAAGAAGCTTATGGAGAAGAAATCACCAATGCAATTTTTGGAGGATGCGCGACTAAAGCTTTCTTTAATCCCCAAGATGATATTGCCGCCAAACGCTTTAGTGATTTTTTGGGTGATGAAGAAATTAAATATAAGCAACGTTCTCGTAGTTCTGGAGGTAAAGGAGGGGCAAGCATTTCTAATTCTGACCAAAACAGTACCCGGAATTTATTTGAGGTAAATCAATTCAATTCTTTACCTGAAGGTAAAGCAGTAATTATTAGTCCAGGATTTCGTTCTAGAGGTAATATTGGTGTGCCACTTTTACAGCAAGTTCGTATACCAAAACATGATATTTTAGCGGATAATTTCAGTGTAAAAACTTGGTTTGGAACTCAGCAAGCATTAATTAAAAAGTCTACAATGCAACAACCAGCAGATGAAGAAATGGTGCAACGAACATTGGAAGCAGAACGCTTGTTACCACTTGCCGAGAAGAAGGCTCAAACAATTTCCAAGATTAAAAACCTTTAG
- a CDS encoding TrbI/VirB10 family protein, producing the protein MSNSEVSIKEDSTTETPTPKVSTKESSPTETPTARVSNQESPPTETPIEKVLTQESPRTNNSQQNDFAAMNGVDIEAETPEQPTELQKEIPEPEEIITTRGVSQQPLVKAIVVGCGIFLVVGFIGLIANTALTALNTSNSGNIQQPQPKEPDIFEVPQEDDGQTKTALALTTQKGELQSINKLAPTPETSEKPEPTPTPVATPAPPPLPQSQPVTVQRQPPPPQPPTANLYRSTRASSPQIQPFRPQPQSQIQPQPITPTVTPSAKPDVDPMQQWIAVSNIGHYGTSEPIDFTSLASNELKEFEGIQGGSGNKFVDKQVSNQNLNSNPGHSGKRVLVGSRVEGSLETPIAWSRNTTQQENQNYLIRLTKPLQAFDSTEVLPVGSYIVAQVNSSNESGYVQMHAVSALINTNGRTEEKSIPENSVLILGKNGKLLKAKSQRGNELGGSLMASVLTGVAKAAEIQNRPNSQSTINSLGVSTVTTSNDDKNLVAGFAEGSLNEMVRRMQTSNQQRLQQMQSEPVVFVLESGTSVQLFVNQTISL; encoded by the coding sequence ATGTCTAATTCAGAAGTTTCCATCAAAGAAGATTCAACAACAGAAACACCAACCCCAAAAGTTTCAACTAAAGAAAGCTCACCTACAGAAACACCAACCGCAAGAGTTTCAAACCAAGAATCCCCACCTACAGAAACACCAATCGAAAAGGTTTTAACCCAAGAATCCCCACGCACTAACAACAGTCAGCAGAATGATTTTGCTGCAATGAACGGTGTAGATATCGAGGCTGAGACTCCTGAACAACCAACAGAATTGCAAAAAGAAATTCCTGAGCCAGAGGAAATTATTACTACGCGTGGAGTTTCTCAACAACCATTAGTCAAGGCAATTGTTGTAGGGTGTGGAATTTTTCTAGTTGTGGGATTTATAGGATTAATAGCAAATACAGCGCTCACTGCTCTTAATACTTCTAATTCTGGAAATATACAACAGCCCCAACCTAAAGAGCCGGATATTTTTGAAGTTCCACAAGAAGATGATGGACAAACAAAAACAGCACTAGCTCTGACTACTCAAAAAGGAGAGTTACAGAGCATTAATAAACTTGCTCCTACTCCTGAAACTTCTGAAAAGCCCGAACCTACTCCTACTCCCGTAGCAACTCCTGCACCTCCACCTTTACCACAATCACAGCCAGTCACTGTCCAGAGGCAACCACCACCCCCGCAACCGCCTACAGCCAATCTGTATAGGTCTACCAGAGCGTCATCACCTCAAATTCAACCATTTCGACCTCAACCCCAATCTCAAATCCAACCTCAACCTATAACTCCCACTGTTACACCTTCCGCCAAACCAGATGTAGACCCCATGCAACAATGGATTGCTGTTTCTAATATTGGTCATTATGGAACTTCAGAACCAATAGATTTTACATCTTTGGCATCTAATGAATTGAAAGAATTTGAGGGTATTCAAGGTGGTTCGGGTAATAAATTTGTTGATAAACAAGTTTCAAATCAGAATTTGAATTCAAATCCTGGCCACAGTGGAAAACGAGTTTTGGTAGGAAGCCGTGTAGAAGGTAGCTTAGAAACTCCCATCGCGTGGAGTAGAAATACTACACAACAAGAAAATCAAAATTATTTAATCCGATTAACTAAACCATTACAAGCTTTTGACAGCACAGAAGTTTTACCAGTGGGTTCTTATATTGTGGCTCAAGTTAATAGTTCTAATGAATCAGGATATGTGCAAATGCACGCTGTTTCTGCCTTAATCAACACGAATGGTAGAACAGAAGAAAAAAGTATTCCAGAGAATTCTGTTTTAATACTTGGTAAAAATGGCAAGCTTTTGAAAGCTAAATCCCAAAGGGGTAATGAATTAGGTGGGTCTTTGATGGCTTCAGTATTAACTGGAGTAGCTAAGGCGGCTGAAATTCAAAATCGTCCTAATAGCCAATCAACTATTAACTCATTAGGTGTTTCAACAGTTACTACTAGCAATGATGATAAGAATTTAGTAGCAGGATTTGCTGAAGGCAGTCTCAATGAGATGGTACGAAGAATGCAAACCTCAAATCAACAGCGATTACAACAAATGCAGTCAGAACCTGTAGTGTTTGTTCTTGAATCAGGAACGTCTGTTCAGTTGTTTGTCAATCAAACTATCTCATTATGA